A genome region from Triticum aestivum cultivar Chinese Spring chromosome 2B, IWGSC CS RefSeq v2.1, whole genome shotgun sequence includes the following:
- the LOC123039108 gene encoding uncharacterized protein, whose protein sequence is MAMLSLPSPVLQYEEAPRYRVKKRFARSHDPNGRTQRRVSACPNLDSDHSPPAISASSSSTPAPPGPRETVPPPPVPPRSPRSRPPPTPPPTPTPTPDPTFFDDVVDVVANKYGWDLDAEVRVWPLDAEDALVGAVQRYEFRARAGGATVALAWASDGAVDWSRPDAPVVEEVVGLDGVEFVAGDDTLRFGFGVEGPESLIAEPKQSKSSLCLQAGERKGIGEAGAKPNQSFRMTSFWSQIDMRPILLPNSAPPVHNIIPTALQRGLQGRRSPCEHHRPPTGEIQPELPQYR, encoded by the exons ATGGCGATGCTGTCTCTACCTTCTCCAGTCTTGCAGTACGAGGAAGCACCCAGGTACCGTG taaaaaaacgaTTCGCTCGTTCACATGACCCGAATGGACGGACGCAACGCCGGGTCTCTGCCTGCCCCAATCTCGACTCAGACCATAGTCCTCCGGCGATCTCGGCTTCCTCTTCCTCAACACCTGCGCCGCCTGGTCCACGGGAGACAGTCCCACCCCCGCCAGTGCCGCCTCGCTCTCCCCGCTCGCGGCCACCTCCAACGCCTCCTCCCACGCCTACGCCCACCCCGGATCCCACCTTCTTCGACGACGTCGTCGACGTCGTTGCCAACAAATACGGCTGGGACCTCGACGCCGAGGTCCGGGTCTGGCCGCTCGATGCCGAGGACGCGCTCGTTGGCGCCGTGCAGCGCTACGAGTTTCGCGCCCGCGCGGGGGGCGCCACGGTCGCGCTGGCGTGGGCCTCTGATGGGGCAGTCGACTGGAGCCGCCCCGACGCCCCCGTGGTGGAGGAGGTGGTCGGGCTCGACGGGGTCGAattcgtcgccggcgacgacactCTGAGGTTCGGCTTCGGCGTCGAAGGACCTGAATCCTTAATTGCAGAACCAAAACAGAGCAAGAGCAGTTTGTGTTTACAAGCGGGAGAGAGAAAAGGGATTGGGGAGGCGGGGGCCAAGCCAAATCAATCATTCAGGATGACGAGTTTCTGGAGCCAAATCGACATGCGCCCTATCCTCCTCCCGAATTCTGCTCCTCCAGTGCACAACATCATCCCTACAGCACTTCAGCGTGGCCTCCAGGGAAGGAGAAGCCCCTGTGAACACCACCGTCCACCG ACGGGAGAGATTCAACCGGAGTTGCCACAGTACCGGTAG